A region from the Thermoplasmatales archaeon genome encodes:
- the lysA gene encoding Diaminopimelate decarboxylase, with the protein MDTSSVADQILFAEGFSGNGQRYSYGKTDLWDVINEIETPSYIYFIDILRNKVETLKKFSKSVNSAATELFYSVKANPGVHILQAVLESGLNVEVSSIGELKHVLNIGFTPERIILLGPAKDEALIRKASEIHIKGVIAESFRELDLIEKHYDGQMIVMVRLNMEDETTQALESMSGSESKFGIDINNMKEIIQRSGFVPDGKFGFQYYLGSQVLDFRESLRLHEKMLGYMKSFRERISYIDLGGGFGVPMNSQDLPFDFQSFSVGLNTLLSKYGLAEKTIWFESGRFIVADSGVFVTRIIDIKTAGNGSTIVTTDGGMNDFLRIAFLGAEHPIRLISRENCSKRKLVTVCGPLCTPIDCFGRNIPSPECIKEGDVVMVFKTGAYGLSMSPILFLLQKTPGEYAFSEGKLQGRSYAPLSADTIMNFIYRQGVRN; encoded by the coding sequence ATGGATACATCTTCAGTGGCAGATCAAATCCTATTCGCAGAAGGCTTTAGTGGAAACGGGCAGCGCTACTCTTATGGTAAAACTGATCTGTGGGATGTCATAAATGAGATAGAGACCCCTTCCTATATTTATTTCATTGATATACTGAGGAATAAGGTTGAAACATTAAAAAAATTCTCAAAGTCTGTGAACTCGGCCGCAACTGAACTTTTCTATTCCGTTAAGGCTAACCCCGGGGTTCACATACTTCAAGCAGTATTGGAAAGTGGCTTGAATGTGGAGGTTTCATCTATTGGAGAACTGAAGCATGTTCTGAACATTGGTTTCACCCCCGAAAGGATCATTCTTCTCGGGCCTGCCAAGGATGAGGCACTTATAAGGAAAGCTTCAGAAATTCACATAAAAGGGGTAATTGCCGAATCCTTCAGGGAACTCGACCTTATTGAGAAACACTATGATGGGCAGATGATCGTGATGGTAAGGCTGAACATGGAGGATGAAACCACTCAGGCATTGGAGAGCATGTCCGGGTCTGAGAGCAAATTTGGCATTGACATAAATAACATGAAGGAGATAATCCAGCGGTCTGGATTTGTACCGGACGGCAAGTTCGGCTTTCAGTACTACCTGGGTAGCCAGGTTCTGGACTTCCGGGAGTCCCTGAGGCTACATGAAAAAATGCTTGGTTACATGAAAAGCTTCCGGGAGCGAATATCATATATAGATCTCGGGGGAGGCTTCGGAGTTCCGATGAATTCCCAGGATCTGCCCTTTGATTTTCAGTCTTTTTCAGTAGGATTGAACACCCTGCTCTCTAAGTACGGGTTGGCGGAAAAAACAATCTGGTTTGAGTCGGGGCGGTTCATAGTAGCGGATAGTGGAGTCTTTGTTACCAGAATCATTGACATTAAAACTGCAGGCAATGGAAGTACCATAGTCACTACGGATGGGGGAATGAATGATTTTTTAAGGATTGCATTTCTTGGGGCAGAACACCCAATACGGCTCATCAGCCGGGAGAATTGCAGTAAGCGTAAACTAGTCACTGTATGTGGACCACTTTGCACTCCAATAGACTGTTTCGGTAGGAATATTCCCTCTCCTGAGTGCATCAAGGAAGGTGACGTTGTCATGGTGTTCAAGACCGGTGCGTACGGGCTAAGCATGAGCCCGATTCTCTTTTTGCTTCAAAAGACACCGGGAGAATACGCATTCAGTGAAGGAAAACTGCAGGGCAGATCTTACGCTCCACTAAGTGCTGACACCATTATGAATTTCATATACCGGCAAGGAGTGCGAAATTGA
- a CDS encoding Acetyltransferase (GNAT) family protein yields MEIKNVKLDWNLILKKYIGYLEAKYPGYPVRKSFEPIIEKLSNNLLRSRVVIAGREVAAYAYLMESGDMEDQLYASVGFLDEKYYSAERLKNLTEWIKSDAARERKIPMLNEIFNATGEWEQVLDDAGFKKVRRVRMQIELHNREFQAASFPEPVLAYPFSKISPEMYAEFNYRSYLGTEDAILYSYTRDQSLKMARSLFNGDYGKIIPEASFSLFSGEKLSGCIVFTSGDGPKSSGGIPLLADISLAEDLRGKGIGKTLLTRSLFEMQRIGYLGAILWVSDTNDAKRLYKAVGFSELNQPEEIFFYLPPS; encoded by the coding sequence ATGGAGATCAAGAACGTCAAGCTTGACTGGAACCTTATCCTCAAGAAGTATATCGGATATCTGGAAGCAAAATATCCAGGTTATCCTGTAAGAAAGTCATTTGAACCCATAATCGAGAAACTCTCCAACAATCTTTTGCGATCAAGGGTCGTCATCGCGGGTAGGGAAGTGGCAGCATATGCATACCTCATGGAATCAGGTGATATGGAGGATCAACTCTATGCCTCAGTTGGTTTCCTTGATGAAAAATACTACAGCGCCGAGAGGTTAAAAAATCTCACAGAATGGATAAAATCCGATGCAGCGAGGGAGAGAAAAATTCCCATGCTTAATGAGATATTCAACGCAACCGGAGAATGGGAACAGGTACTGGACGATGCGGGTTTTAAAAAGGTAAGGAGGGTACGTATGCAGATCGAACTCCATAACAGAGAATTCCAGGCTGCATCGTTCCCCGAGCCTGTACTGGCATATCCATTTTCAAAAATATCCCCTGAAATGTATGCTGAATTCAATTACCGTTCGTACCTTGGCACGGAGGACGCAATCCTTTACAGCTATACACGTGACCAGAGCCTTAAAATGGCACGCTCACTTTTCAATGGAGATTACGGAAAAATAATACCTGAGGCTTCATTCTCTCTATTCTCCGGAGAAAAGCTTTCCGGTTGCATTGTATTCACTTCAGGCGATGGACCGAAATCCAGCGGCGGTATCCCACTTCTTGCTGACATATCGCTGGCGGAAGACCTCAGGGGAAAAGGGATAGGAAAAACGTTGCTGACCAGATCCCTATTTGAGATGCAGAGGATTGGGTACCTTGGTGCAATCCTTTGGGTTTCTGACACCAATGATGCAAAGCGCCTTTACAAGGCGGTGGGATTTAGCGAATTGAACCAGCCAGAGGAGATTTTTTTCTACCTTCCCCCGAGCTAA